From Anaerobacillus alkaliphilus, the proteins below share one genomic window:
- a CDS encoding cold-shock protein: MLQGTVKWFNAEKGFGFIEREDGDDVFVHFSAIQGEGFKSLEEGQKVTFEIVEGNRGAQAANVNKA; encoded by the coding sequence ATGTTACAAGGTACAGTTAAGTGGTTTAATGCAGAAAAAGGTTTCGGATTTATCGAGCGCGAAGACGGAGACGATGTATTCGTTCACTTCTCAGCTATTCAAGGTGAAGGCTTCAAATCTTTAGAAGAAGGCCAAAAAGTAACTTTTGAAATCGTTGAAGGCAACCGTGGTGCACAAGCTGCTAACGTAAACAAAGCTTAA